In Paenibacillus durus, the DNA window GCTGAGCACCGCTCCGGCCAGACCGGCGGCGCCGGTCAAATAGTCCACCGGATGAAAGGAAGACAGATGCTCCCAGAGGGTCACGGATGAACGGTCCCAGATGGAATACACTACCACCGGCAGAATGACGAGAACGAACAAATAAGCAGGAAACCAAGTAGTCTTCATTAACATATTGAGGATAAAGCCGATACCAAACATCATTACAAAGAACAGAACGGCGAGCACAAACACAGGAATAAATCCCACCCGACTCACTTCCCCTCTCTATAAAGAAACGCACATAAAGCATCAACCCGTAGTCAGTTTACTAGAAAAAAGGTGACGAAGCAATGAATTTTCGTGGCTCAGCCGGCGGCAGTGTTTGCTCTTCACCGCAAGCTTGCGCTACAATGCTTAGA includes these proteins:
- a CDS encoding YuiB family protein, which codes for MGFIPVFVLAVLFFVMMFGIGFILNMLMKTTWFPAYLFVLVILPVVVYSIWDRSSVTLWEHLSSFHPVDYLTGAAGLAGAVLSGWTIRRLRLGGYKMF